In one Phyllostomus discolor isolate MPI-MPIP mPhyDis1 chromosome 8, mPhyDis1.pri.v3, whole genome shotgun sequence genomic region, the following are encoded:
- the LOC118502246 gene encoding CMRF35-like molecule 1: MHLLLLFPLLFRLSGSSGVIMGPEEARGPERGSLTVQCRYVPRWEKHVKYWCRGSDFSICRILVRTAGSEQEVKKDRVSIRDNQTSRVFTVTMEKLRREDADTYWCVIERVGSDHGAPVKVTVGPRKRVCVCGCVASGPALSWSLEVPFRDCAHSEGTVPEGG; the protein is encoded by the exons ATGCACCTGCTGctgctcttccccctcctcttccgGCTCTCAG GCTCATCAGGTGTCATCATGGGTCCAGAAGAAGCGAGAGGCCCTGAGCGGGGCTCGCTGACCGTGCAGTGTCGCTATGTCCCACGGTGGGAGAAGCACGTGAAGTACTGGTGTCGAGGATCTGATTTCAGTATCTGTAGGATCCTTGTTAGAACCGCGGGATCAGAGCAGGAGGTGAAGAAGGACCGTGTGTCCATCAGGGACAATCAGACCAGCCGTGTGTTCACCGTGACCATGGAGAAGCTCAGGCGGGAGGATGCAGACACTTATTGGTGTGTGATTGAGAGAGTCGGATCTGATCATGGCGCCCCAGTTAAAGTGACCGTTGGCCCACgtaagagagtgtgtgtgtgtggctgtgtggctTCAGGGCCTGCTCTGTCCTGGTCCCTGGAGGTCCCTTTCAGGGACTGTGCTCACTCAGAGGGAACTGTCCCAGAGGGTGGTTGA